AGGTCCGTCGCGTTCCAAGGGATGTCAATGTCACACATGTGCACGGGCCTGGACCTGCACGTCTGTCCATTCATGGGGTCCGGTGCGGCACAGCGGATGCGACCGTGGGACCGGTTACCTCGGTCCCGCTCACTCCGCGCGCTTGCGGCGCCGTGACATGATGCGGCTCAGGGCCACCTCCGTGATGCCGAGGTAGGCCGCCACGTCGCGCTGGGGAATCCTCCCCTTCAGGTGGGGATGCTCCTCCCAGAACTTCACCAGGCGTTCCTCCGCGGACAGCTCCAGGAACTCCTGCTCGCGGCGCTCCTTGAGGATGAAGTGCTGCTCCGCCACCCGGCGCGCCAGCCGCTCCCAGCACACGTGGCCCCGCTCCAGCGCCTGGAAGTCCTGCGTCTGGAACACCAGCACGTGGCTCGGCTCGAGCGCTTCAATCGCTGTCATCGACGGCAGCCGCTGCAACATCTCCGCATAGGCGCCAATCAGCTCTCCCTCGGCGCGGAAGGCCTTGATGGACTCGCCCCCGCGCGGCGACACGCGCACGCCCCGGAAGACGCCCCGCAGTACCACCGCGAACCGGTCCGCTGCGTCTCCCGGCCGCAGGAAGAGCTCCCGCTTCGCGAGCGACTGCTCCTTCGCCACGGCCTCGGCCTTCACCCACTCCTCGGGAGGAAGCGGGGCCAGGGTGGCGAGGCGCTCGTAGAGCTTGGGGAATCTCACGTCGCGGGGACCGGGGCTTGACCTGGGTTAAGGCGGAGGCGGCTTGGAGAAACATATACCGGGGGCATGTCCCTCAACGTCTATGCCGTGGCCACGCCCTTCGTCATTGCCCTGGCCCTGGCGGAGTTCGCCTGGTGCGTGGCGCGGCGCAACGGCTACTACAGCTTCCAGGACTCCATCGCGAGCATGGGCACGGCGGTGATGAACCAGTGCGTCAACGTCGCGGTGGCCCTGCTGGTGCTGCCCCTCTTCACACAGCTGGGCCAGTACGCACCGTGGCGGCTGGACGCCTCGTCGCCGCTGTCACTGGTGGCGCTCTTCCTGGGCGTCGACTTCCTCTTCTACTGGTTCCACCGCTTCGGGCACCGCACCAACATCGGCTGGGCAGCCCACTCGCCGCATCACTCCACCGAGGAGCTCAACTACGCGGTGGCCTTGCGCGCGAGCGTGACGCAGCGCCTCTTCTCCTTCCTCTTCTACTGGCCGCTGGTGCTGGTGGGCTTCCCGCCGGAGGCGGTGCTGGCGATGGTGGCCTTCCACCTGGTGCTCCAGTTCATCCCCCACACGCGTGTCATCCCCAAGCTCCCCAGGTGGGTGGAGTCGTGGCTGAACACGCCGTCGCACCACCGCGTGCACCACGCGCGCAACGACGCGTACATCGACAAGAACTACGCGGGCTTCCTCATCATCTGGGACCGGATGTTCGGCACCTACGCGGAGGAGACCGAGCCGTGCTCCTACGGGCTGACGACCCCGGCGAACACCTGGGACCCGACGGCCATCAACTTCCAGGCGTGGGCCCGGCTGGCCGCGGACGCCGTCGCCACGAAGCGCCCGTGGGACAAGCTGCGCATCTGGGTGATGCCCACGGGCTGGCGGCCCGCGGACCTCCCTCCGCGCGCGCTGGGGTACTGGAAGCAGGACGGCGCGGAGGTGAAGTACCACTCCCGGGAGCTGCCCGGCGTCCGTGGGTACCTCGTCTTCCAGTTGTTCGCGGCGATGCCCTTCATGCTCCTGGTGAGCCACCATGCCTCACCGCTGTCGGGCTGGCAGAAGGTCGCGTTGAGCCTGCTGCTCTGGGTGATGGCGACCGCCTGGAGCGGGATGCTGGAGTCGAAGGGGTGGAGCGAGCCGCTGGAGCTCGCGCGGGTGCTCGCCATGGGCGTGGCGGTGACGCTGTGGCTGGTCTGGGCCAGCGCGCCCCAGGCGTGGAGCGCGCTCACGGCGTCGTGGCTGATGGTCTCGCTGGTCTGGCTGCGGGTGGCGCGCGGTGGCGCCGGCCGGAGGTCCCTGCCGACGTCCTTCCCGGGCTGACGACGGGTGCCTGTCCGTGGCACCGCGAGTACGTGAAACATGCTGTATCAGGGCTGATACAGAATTCCGGCAAGGTATTTATCACCATCCTCTCGTGTTTCTCTCGACTTCTTGGTAATCGAGGCCGCGAAAAGGAGCCGGAAGAATGCACACCCTGAACAAGCTCTCGGTCGCGGTGGTGTTGGGTCTGTTGCTCGGCGGCTGCGGAGCCACGGACCTGGGCGGAGAAGACGTCACCCGTCAGCTCGAGCAGGACTTCGGTGGCCCGAGCGGCCTCATGGACTTCTTCGACAGCCACACGGAGGAGGAGATCCGGGAGGCGCTGACGCCCTACGGCGTCGGGTACGTGGCCCACGGGAACGTCACCGCGCAGCTGATCAGCGACTGCCCGAAGTTCTTCCCGTCGACGGACCGGAGCAAGTGGCACAGCTTCGACGGCGAGTACTACTACATCGACAGCGTGGGCCGTCCGAACCGTGCGTACAAGGATCTGCCGAAGATCACCGCCGCGCCGCGCGTCGACTCCTGTCAGACGAACGTGGGCCAGTGGGGGGACGCGGAGAACCCCAGCAACGACTACGACGGCGGACACATGATCGGCTCACAGCTCGGGGGCTGGGGCGGCCGGGCGAACCTTGTGCCGCAGGATGCCAACTTCAACCGTGGCAACTGGCTGCAGCTTGAAAACAAGATGGCCAACTGCGCGAGCCTGCCGATTGGCCGGTTGCGCTACGCCATCGGCGCGAACTATCCGAACTCCACCGCGCTCATCCCCAACACCCTGACGATGGAGATCACCAACCAGTCCACGGGGAGCGCCGTGTCGATGTCCTTCTCGAACGTGGACTACGGCGGCTCGAACGGCACGAACGAGCGGACCCGTGGCGTGAACTGGCTGACGAGCCAGGGCTGCAACTGACGAAGGCCGCCGGGTGCCATCCCGGCCGTCTTCTGGACAGCCGCTACATCCCGGGGCAGATGTAGGTGCACCGATGGCCTCCCGTCCGCCCCCAGCGCGCACCTCCACCGTCCGGACGCAGAAGACGAAGCAGCTCTCCTCCGGCGCCCGGCGCGTCGTGGCGAAGCGCTCCGGCCCGGGCTGGGGTCGCTGGGCGCTCGGCGGCTGGCTGCTGCTCGCCCTCTGGCTCGGGGTGGAGTTCGCGCGGATGCCGGACGTGAGCCTCCTGCGCACGCAGAACCCGCGCACCACCGCGCTCATGTCGCAGCGAGCCGAGGAGGCGCTCGAGGCAGGCAGGAAGCCCCGCGCGCGCCAGGCCTGGGTGTCGCTTGGCGCGGTGGCCCCGCACGCCGTGGACGCCGTGTTGATCTCCGAGGACGCGCGCTTCTACCGGCACGAGGGCGTGGACTGGACCGAGGTGGAGAACGCCTTCGAGCAGTCGGTGCGCGAGGCGCGCCTGGGGCGCGGCGCCTCCACCCTCACGCAGCAGCTGGCGAAGAACCTCTACCTCTCCACGGACCGCAGCCTGCTGCGCAAGGGCAAGGAGTTGCTGCTCGCGCGCCAGCTGGAGACCCACCTGTCCAAGCAGCGCATCCTCGCGCTGTACCTGAACGTCGTGGAGTGGGGTGAGGGCGTCTACGGCATCGAGGCTGCGGCGCGCGAGCACTTCGGCGTCTCGGCGCGGGCGCTCAGCGTGGCGCAGGGCGCGATGCTCGCGGCCATGCTGCCGGCCCCGCGCCGCTGGCTGCCGGCCCAGCGGCCCGAGACCCTGCGCACCCGCGCTGGCGTCATCGTCGGGAGGCTGGAGCGCGAGGGCCGCATCAGCGGGGCGCAGGCCCGCGAGGCCAACGCCGAACTCTCACGCTTCTTTGGCGAACCGCCCGCGCCCGGCTTCGTGGCGGAGGCCGGCGCCGCGCTGCCCGCAGGGAGCTGAACCCTTCCCAGGGCTTCCGCGGAAGCGGTTGCACGAAAAGCACGACCGTTCTATGAATAGGTCATGCGCAAGGGCGAGCTCACCCATCAGACCATCCTGGAGACGGCCGTCCGGCTGGCGAGCCGGGTGGGGCTGCAGGGGCTGAGCATCGGGGGGCTGGCGGAGGAGCTGGGCCTTTCCAAGAGCGGGCTGTTCGCGCACTTCAAGTCCAAGACGGAGCTTCAGGTGCAGGTCCTGGAGGCGGCCACCGTCGTCTTCACCGAGCGCGTCGTCCGCCCGGCGCTGGGCAAGGCCCGCGGCGAGCCCCGGGTGCGGGCGCTCTTCGATGGCTGGCTCACGTGGGACCGGGACAAGGTGCTCGAGGGCGGCTGCATCTTCGTGGCGGCGGCGGCGGAGCTGGACGACGCGCCCGGGCCCGCGCGGGACACGCTGGTGCAGAGCCAGCGGGACTGGCTGGACTGCCTGGCCCAGGCCGCGCGCATCGCCGTGACGGAAGGACACTTCCGCGAGGCGCTGGACGTGGAGCAGTTCGCCCATGACCAGTACGCGGTGATGCTGGGCTTCCACCACGCGCAGCGGTTGATGCGAGACCCCCAGGCCGAGGCGCGAGCCCGCCGGGCCTTCGAAGCGCTCGTCACCGCCGCGCGCACCCCCACTTCCTGACCTTGTCGTTGCCGTGTCCTTCGAGGAGGACCTCATCATGGTGGAAAATAGCACGAACGTTCGGACGAAGATGGCGCTGTGGGGTGTGCGGGCGGCGGCGCGGAGCCTGGGGGCGGTGGCGCCCGGGCTGGCGGCGGCGTGGTCGGAGCGGCTGTTCCTGACGCCTCGGCGGCCGCGGCGCTCGCGCACGGCGGAGGCGGTGCTGGCGCGGGGCCAGCCCCGGATGTTGAGGGTGGAGGGCGAGGATGTGGCGGTGTGGAGCTGGGGCGAGGGCCCCCGGGTGCTGCTGGTGCACGGGTGGAGCGGCTACGGTGGGCAGCTCACGGCCTTCGTGCAGCCCCTGGTGGACGCGGGGTTCTCGGTGGTGACGTACGACGCGCCGGGGCACGGGGCGTCCTCCGGGCGCACCAGCTCGCTGCCGGAGCTGGCGGGAATGGTGGCGGCCGTGGGAGAGGCGACGGGTGGGCCCTACGCGGTGGTGGCGCACTCGTTCGGCGCGGCGGCCACGGCGGTGGCGCTGCGGGAGGGGATGAAGGTGGAGCGCGCGGTCTTCATCTCGCCGCCGGCGGATCCGCTGGCGGGCATCCGGGCCTTCGCGGACACGGTGGGCCTGTCAGAGGCCCTGTGGCGACGGATGGCGGCGCGAATCGAGGCGCGCTTCGACATGCGGCTGGCGGACCTGGCGCTGCCTGCCTTCGCGCCAGGGTTGGACGTGCCG
Above is a window of Corallococcus caeni DNA encoding:
- a CDS encoding TetR/AcrR family transcriptional regulator; the encoded protein is MRKGELTHQTILETAVRLASRVGLQGLSIGGLAEELGLSKSGLFAHFKSKTELQVQVLEAATVVFTERVVRPALGKARGEPRVRALFDGWLTWDRDKVLEGGCIFVAAAAELDDAPGPARDTLVQSQRDWLDCLAQAARIAVTEGHFREALDVEQFAHDQYAVMLGFHHAQRLMRDPQAEARARRAFEALVTAARTPTS
- a CDS encoding sterol desaturase family protein, with protein sequence MSLNVYAVATPFVIALALAEFAWCVARRNGYYSFQDSIASMGTAVMNQCVNVAVALLVLPLFTQLGQYAPWRLDASSPLSLVALFLGVDFLFYWFHRFGHRTNIGWAAHSPHHSTEELNYAVALRASVTQRLFSFLFYWPLVLVGFPPEAVLAMVAFHLVLQFIPHTRVIPKLPRWVESWLNTPSHHRVHHARNDAYIDKNYAGFLIIWDRMFGTYAEETEPCSYGLTTPANTWDPTAINFQAWARLAADAVATKRPWDKLRIWVMPTGWRPADLPPRALGYWKQDGAEVKYHSRELPGVRGYLVFQLFAAMPFMLLVSHHASPLSGWQKVALSLLLWVMATAWSGMLESKGWSEPLELARVLAMGVAVTLWLVWASAPQAWSALTASWLMVSLVWLRVARGGAGRRSLPTSFPG
- the mtgA gene encoding monofunctional biosynthetic peptidoglycan transglycosylase, translated to MASRPPPARTSTVRTQKTKQLSSGARRVVAKRSGPGWGRWALGGWLLLALWLGVEFARMPDVSLLRTQNPRTTALMSQRAEEALEAGRKPRARQAWVSLGAVAPHAVDAVLISEDARFYRHEGVDWTEVENAFEQSVREARLGRGASTLTQQLAKNLYLSTDRSLLRKGKELLLARQLETHLSKQRILALYLNVVEWGEGVYGIEAAAREHFGVSARALSVAQGAMLAAMLPAPRRWLPAQRPETLRTRAGVIVGRLEREGRISGAQAREANAELSRFFGEPPAPGFVAEAGAALPAGS
- a CDS encoding alpha/beta hydrolase, encoding MVENSTNVRTKMALWGVRAAARSLGAVAPGLAAAWSERLFLTPRRPRRSRTAEAVLARGQPRMLRVEGEDVAVWSWGEGPRVLLVHGWSGYGGQLTAFVQPLVDAGFSVVTYDAPGHGASSGRTSSLPELAGMVAAVGEATGGPYAVVAHSFGAAATAVALREGMKVERAVFISPPADPLAGIRAFADTVGLSEALWRRMAARIEARFDMRLADLALPAFAPGLDVPLRIFHDVGDREVPLEAGEAVARAWPGAKLTRTEGLGHFRILYAPEVLSPAVDFLAEGRPPSTSDRGGRSWLHSPLGPTTPNAAPAGSVATTTQSPPGTSC
- a CDS encoding DNA/RNA non-specific endonuclease translates to MHTLNKLSVAVVLGLLLGGCGATDLGGEDVTRQLEQDFGGPSGLMDFFDSHTEEEIREALTPYGVGYVAHGNVTAQLISDCPKFFPSTDRSKWHSFDGEYYYIDSVGRPNRAYKDLPKITAAPRVDSCQTNVGQWGDAENPSNDYDGGHMIGSQLGGWGGRANLVPQDANFNRGNWLQLENKMANCASLPIGRLRYAIGANYPNSTALIPNTLTMEITNQSTGSAVSMSFSNVDYGGSNGTNERTRGVNWLTSQGCN
- a CDS encoding cyclic nucleotide-binding domain-containing protein, which gives rise to MRFPKLYERLATLAPLPPEEWVKAEAVAKEQSLAKRELFLRPGDAADRFAVVLRGVFRGVRVSPRGGESIKAFRAEGELIGAYAEMLQRLPSMTAIEALEPSHVLVFQTQDFQALERGHVCWERLARRVAEQHFILKERREQEFLELSAEERLVKFWEEHPHLKGRIPQRDVAAYLGITEVALSRIMSRRRKRAE